A stretch of Flavobacterium sp. N1994 DNA encodes these proteins:
- a CDS encoding AraC family transcriptional regulator has protein sequence MSIRALLNKPALTHEKSLKTLVENRTIFSLDHCELNIFETYQKSDLVPLKFNDLVVTSMLRGKKVMHLFDEPQFEYLPGETVIVPSNVEMKIDFPEASKENPTQCIALAIDNQIITNTLDFLNEKYPKEGKSNLWKLDHENYFFYNNVELAGTINKLIKECMGDSITKDAIADLTLQELIIRIIQTQTAKRFENEKIIDSNSPITPSIEFIKKNIRETINLKDLSDKACMSTTSFYRYFKRELGMSPIEYILNEKIKYAKKLLSNPNIHVNEVSYASGFEDCNYFIRLFKKYEGVTPKQYQLMNFSSH, from the coding sequence ATGTCCATTAGAGCCTTACTTAATAAACCTGCACTTACCCACGAAAAGTCTTTGAAGACTTTAGTGGAAAACCGTACTATTTTTTCGTTAGACCATTGCGAACTGAATATTTTTGAAACCTATCAAAAATCAGATTTGGTTCCTTTAAAGTTTAATGATTTGGTAGTAACAAGTATGCTTCGAGGGAAAAAAGTAATGCATCTTTTTGATGAACCCCAATTTGAATACCTTCCTGGTGAAACCGTTATCGTTCCTTCCAATGTAGAAATGAAAATCGATTTCCCAGAAGCTTCTAAGGAGAATCCTACTCAATGTATTGCTTTGGCTATTGATAATCAAATCATAACCAACACCTTAGATTTCTTAAACGAAAAATACCCAAAAGAAGGCAAAAGCAATTTGTGGAAACTAGACCATGAAAACTATTTCTTTTACAACAATGTTGAACTCGCAGGCACCATCAACAAACTCATCAAGGAATGCATGGGTGACTCGATAACCAAAGACGCTATTGCCGATTTAACCTTGCAAGAACTAATCATCCGCATCATTCAAACGCAAACGGCAAAACGATTTGAAAATGAAAAAATTATTGACAGCAATAGTCCAATCACACCTTCTATCGAGTTTATTAAAAAGAATATTCGGGAAACGATTAATCTTAAGGACTTGAGCGACAAAGCTTGTATGAGCACGACTTCTTTTTATCGTTATTTCAAAAGAGAATTAGGTATGAGCCCGATTGAGTATATTTTGAATGAAAAAATAAAATACGCCAAGAAACTCCTAAGCAATCCCAACATTCATGTAAATGAAGTATCCTATGCTAGTGGTTTTGAAGATTGTAACTACTTCATTCGATTATTCAAAAAATATGAAGGCGTTACGCCAAAGCAATACCAATTAATGAACTTTTCTTCGCATTAA
- a CDS encoding DUF779 domain-containing protein produces the protein MKRIDVTQEALTLIEMLKGKFGDLMFYQAGGCCEGTQPQCFEKGGFFLRTEDVCIGQVDGFDFWLDKDLFEYWKNAHFTLDVMDGIGAGGFSLETPYGKTFIIKYRLFTPEELEMLEPVKYNTY, from the coding sequence ATGAAAAGAATAGACGTAACACAAGAAGCATTGACGTTAATTGAGATGCTCAAAGGTAAGTTTGGCGATTTAATGTTTTATCAAGCGGGAGGGTGTTGTGAAGGAACGCAACCCCAATGTTTTGAAAAAGGAGGTTTTTTTCTGAGAACTGAAGATGTTTGTATTGGTCAGGTGGATGGTTTTGATTTTTGGCTAGATAAAGATTTATTCGAATATTGGAAAAACGCGCATTTCACTTTAGATGTGATGGATGGCATAGGAGCAGGAGGATTTTCATTGGAAACCCCTTATGGCAAAACATTTATCATCAAGTACCGTTTGTTTACTCCAGAAGAATTGGAAATGTTGGAACCCGTTAAATACAATACTTATTAA